The Aggregicoccus sp. 17bor-14 genome window below encodes:
- a CDS encoding carbonic anhydrase codes for MSAQEQTEALQRLRDGNARFVAHVRSAETLARQLLRAELALGQKPFAVLLGCSDSRVPAELVFDQGLGDLFVIRVAGNIVAPSQIGSVEFAVEAFGTQLVVVLGHTLCGAITATLSTLLDGATPSTRNLNSIVNRIRPALEGWVTKGSTESREELRTRAVRANVRASVSQLRHGSELLEARVLAGELLIVGAEYDLETGVVDFFEIP; via the coding sequence ATGAGCGCGCAGGAGCAGACGGAGGCCCTGCAGCGGCTGCGCGACGGCAACGCGCGGTTCGTGGCGCACGTGCGCAGCGCCGAGACGCTCGCGCGCCAGCTGCTGCGCGCCGAGCTCGCCCTGGGCCAGAAGCCCTTCGCGGTGCTGCTGGGCTGCTCGGACTCGCGGGTGCCCGCGGAGCTCGTCTTCGACCAGGGGCTCGGCGACCTCTTCGTCATCCGCGTGGCGGGTAACATCGTCGCGCCCTCGCAGATCGGCAGCGTGGAGTTCGCCGTGGAGGCCTTCGGCACCCAGCTGGTGGTGGTGCTCGGCCACACGCTGTGCGGAGCCATCACCGCCACGCTCTCGACGCTGCTGGACGGCGCCACGCCCTCCACCCGCAACCTCAACTCGATCGTGAACCGCATCCGCCCCGCGCTCGAGGGCTGGGTCACCAAGGGGAGCACGGAGTCCCGCGAGGAGCTGCGCACGCGCGCGGTGCGCGCCAACGTGCGCGCGTCGGTGAGCCAGCTGCGCCACGGCTCCGAGCTGCTCGAGGCCCGCGTGCTCGCGGGCGAGCTGCTCATCGTGGGCGCGGAGTACGACCTCGAGACGGGCGTGGTCGACTTCTTCGAGATCCCCTGA
- a CDS encoding response regulator has product MSSAGSDARGSSSPALPAEGYRVLIVEDNPHIIEMYSYVLKKLASGELAGKVPLEVHFAPDGHHALLQLREGTFHLVMTDLYMPVMDGFALVERIRHEEALKNIPIIAISAGGKEAQERALELGVDIYLRKPVRFVEVLETVKQLLRIK; this is encoded by the coding sequence TTGAGCTCGGCAGGATCTGACGCGCGCGGAAGCAGCAGCCCGGCCCTCCCGGCCGAGGGCTACCGCGTGCTCATCGTCGAGGACAACCCGCACATCATCGAGATGTACAGCTACGTGCTCAAGAAGCTGGCGAGCGGCGAGCTGGCGGGCAAGGTGCCGCTCGAGGTGCACTTCGCCCCGGACGGGCACCACGCGCTCTTGCAGCTGCGCGAGGGCACCTTCCACCTGGTGATGACGGACCTCTACATGCCGGTGATGGACGGCTTCGCCCTGGTGGAGCGCATCCGGCACGAGGAGGCGCTCAAGAACATCCCCATCATCGCGATCAGCGCGGGGGGCAAGGAGGCGCAGGAGCGCGCGCTCGAGCTCGGGGTGGACATCTACCTGCGCAAGCCGGTGCGCTTCGTGGAAGTGCTGGAGACGGTGAAGCAGCTGTTGCGCATCAAGTAG
- a CDS encoding YihY/virulence factor BrkB family protein, translated as MIVFVITVGLLVMPDSVFDQGLNLAKGAIPGDAGQLLAQQMARMKEAAHGGFAIGSALLALWSASRGSASLSVALNDLYDKEETRPWWKRQLVAVGTTLAVAALILLALGLLFAGPLVGHALADRFGLGTAFDVVWGLVRWVGAGALIMLVWALLYRWLPNTKAPLKVFTVGAFVGVLFWLAGSKLFALYASHFGSYEKTYGTLAGVIVFLTWLWLSNLSLLLGAEINDVLAHQRKEQSAAARDLDEGSAGKDDGEHKKPRPPYYIRRRRRPQPA; from the coding sequence ATGATCGTCTTCGTCATCACGGTGGGGCTCCTGGTGATGCCCGACTCGGTGTTCGACCAGGGCCTGAACCTGGCCAAGGGCGCCATCCCGGGGGACGCCGGCCAGCTGCTCGCCCAGCAGATGGCGCGGATGAAGGAGGCGGCGCACGGCGGCTTCGCCATCGGCAGCGCGCTGCTCGCGCTGTGGAGCGCCTCGCGCGGCTCCGCGTCGCTCTCCGTCGCGCTCAACGACCTGTACGACAAGGAGGAGACGCGGCCGTGGTGGAAGCGGCAGCTCGTCGCGGTGGGCACCACGCTCGCCGTGGCCGCGCTCATCCTGCTCGCGCTGGGGCTCCTGTTCGCCGGGCCCCTGGTGGGCCACGCCCTCGCGGACCGCTTCGGGCTGGGAACGGCCTTCGACGTGGTCTGGGGCCTGGTGCGCTGGGTAGGCGCTGGAGCACTCATCATGCTCGTCTGGGCCCTGCTCTACCGCTGGCTCCCCAACACGAAGGCACCCCTCAAGGTCTTCACCGTGGGCGCCTTCGTCGGGGTGCTGTTCTGGCTCGCGGGGAGCAAGCTGTTCGCGCTCTACGCGTCGCACTTCGGCAGCTACGAGAAGACCTACGGCACGCTCGCGGGCGTCATCGTCTTCCTCACGTGGCTGTGGCTGTCGAACCTCTCGCTGCTGCTGGGCGCGGAGATCAACGACGTGCTCGCCCACCAGCGCAAGGAGCAGAGCGCTGCCGCGCGCGACCTCGACGAGGGCAGTGCCGGGAAGGACGACGGCGAGCACAAGAAGCCGCGCCCGCCCTACTACATCCGGCGGCGCCGGCGGCCCCAGCCGGCCTGA
- a CDS encoding VOC family protein — MTSPAARPFRVLGLQQIAVGAADKTRLRRLWVDLLGLAPHGTYRSEKENVDEDITVAGAGPFRVEVDLMQPLDPAKKPKVDEPPLNHVGLWVDDLAAAVKWLEAQGLRFAPGGIRKGAAGFDVTFVHPRGNEQFPLSGEGVLIELVQAPPEVVSAFDALARAGH; from the coding sequence ATGACCAGCCCCGCCGCCCGCCCCTTCCGCGTCCTCGGCCTGCAGCAGATTGCCGTGGGCGCCGCCGACAAGACCCGCCTGCGCCGCCTCTGGGTGGACCTGCTGGGGCTCGCCCCGCACGGCACCTACCGCAGCGAGAAGGAGAACGTGGACGAGGACATCACGGTCGCCGGCGCAGGCCCCTTCCGCGTCGAGGTGGACCTGATGCAGCCCCTGGACCCCGCGAAGAAGCCCAAGGTGGACGAGCCCCCGCTCAACCACGTGGGGCTGTGGGTGGACGACCTGGCGGCGGCGGTGAAGTGGCTCGAGGCCCAGGGGCTGCGCTTCGCGCCCGGCGGCATCCGCAAGGGCGCGGCGGGCTTCGACGTCACCTTCGTGCACCCGCGTGGCAACGAGCAGTTCCCACTCTCCGGCGAGGGCGTGCTCATCGAGCTGGTGCAGGCGCCGCCCGAGGTGGTGAGCGCCTTCGACGCGCTCGCCCGCGCAGGCCACTAG
- a CDS encoding KdsC family phosphatase, which yields MRRAAQVRLMVFDVDGVLTDGGMYYGDAGELLKRFDVKDGHALVLARLTGLPAAIITARTSRIVEVRGKELGLAAILQGRRHKSEALDELCAQLQVPPEACSYMGDDLNDLGVLSRVGLSACPADAVPEVRQAVHLVSRSAGGHGAVRELVELCLRATGRWSAVLDLMRAT from the coding sequence ATGAGGCGCGCCGCCCAGGTGCGCCTCATGGTGTTCGACGTGGACGGCGTGCTCACCGACGGCGGCATGTACTACGGGGACGCGGGCGAGCTGCTCAAGCGCTTCGACGTGAAGGACGGCCACGCGCTCGTGCTCGCGCGCCTCACCGGCCTGCCCGCGGCCATCATCACCGCCCGCACCTCGCGCATCGTGGAGGTGCGCGGCAAGGAGCTGGGGCTCGCCGCCATCCTCCAGGGCCGCCGCCACAAGAGCGAGGCCCTGGACGAGCTGTGCGCCCAGCTCCAGGTGCCCCCCGAGGCCTGCAGCTACATGGGCGACGACCTCAACGACCTGGGCGTACTCTCGCGCGTGGGGCTCAGCGCCTGCCCGGCGGACGCCGTGCCCGAGGTGCGCCAGGCCGTGCACCTCGTCTCCCGCAGCGCCGGCGGCCATGGCGCGGTCCGGGAGCTGGTGGAATTGTGCTTAAGGGCAACCGGGCGCTGGTCCGCCGTACTGGATCTCATGCGAGCGACCTGA
- a CDS encoding CPXCG motif-containing cysteine-rich protein: protein MQPFVADENVQQCPYCGEPVDVTADAVGPSSETYVEDCPVCCRPWRVHVTRQGEDVLVRLEHEDS from the coding sequence ATGCAGCCCTTCGTCGCGGACGAGAACGTGCAGCAGTGCCCCTACTGCGGCGAGCCGGTGGACGTGACGGCCGACGCCGTGGGCCCCTCCTCGGAGACCTACGTGGAGGACTGTCCCGTGTGCTGCCGCCCCTGGCGCGTGCACGTCACGCGGCAGGGCGAGGACGTCCTCGTGCGGCTCGAGCACGAGGACTCCTAG
- a CDS encoding alpha/beta fold hydrolase produces MPSLQTSDGTRLAYEDYGSGPVLVFVSSWALNADMWEYQVPFFLERGYRCVLLDRRGHGRSERPSRGYDVDTGADDLAALLAHLDLRGVTLVGHSVGGAEAARYLARHGEARVARVAFVSALLPFLKQTPDNPEGLPALACDATIAQFHRDRPRWFADRAQGFFATHLGNDVSPALIEHTLRQCLSASPVATSQLFRSAFETDHRSALRDLRLPTLVLHGGADQSTPLELTGRRTAALVRGAELKVYPTAGHGLFVTHREQLNADLLAWMEG; encoded by the coding sequence ATGCCCTCTCTCCAGACCTCCGATGGAACCCGCCTTGCGTACGAGGACTACGGCAGCGGCCCCGTGCTGGTGTTCGTCTCCAGCTGGGCGCTCAACGCGGACATGTGGGAGTACCAGGTCCCCTTCTTCCTCGAGCGCGGCTACCGCTGCGTGCTGCTGGACCGGCGCGGTCACGGCCGCTCGGAGCGGCCCTCGCGCGGCTACGACGTGGACACGGGCGCGGACGACCTCGCGGCGCTGCTCGCGCACCTGGACCTGCGCGGCGTGACGCTCGTGGGCCACTCGGTGGGGGGCGCCGAGGCCGCGCGCTACCTCGCGCGCCACGGCGAGGCCCGCGTGGCGCGCGTCGCCTTCGTGTCCGCGCTGCTGCCCTTCCTGAAGCAGACGCCAGACAACCCCGAGGGCCTGCCCGCGCTCGCGTGCGACGCCACGATTGCCCAGTTCCACCGCGACCGGCCCCGCTGGTTCGCCGACCGCGCGCAGGGCTTCTTCGCCACCCACCTGGGCAACGACGTCTCGCCCGCGCTCATCGAGCACACGCTGCGCCAGTGCCTCTCCGCCTCGCCCGTGGCCACCTCGCAGCTGTTCCGCTCCGCCTTCGAGACGGACCACCGCAGCGCCCTGCGCGACCTGCGCCTGCCGACCCTGGTGCTGCACGGCGGCGCGGACCAGTCCACGCCCCTGGAGCTCACCGGCCGGCGCACCGCGGCGCTGGTGCGCGGCGCCGAGCTCAAGGTCTATCCCACCGCCGGCCACGGCCTCTTCGTCACCCACCGCGAGCAGCTCAACGCGGACCTGCTCGCGTGGATGGAGGGCTGA
- a CDS encoding DUF309 domain-containing protein: MSAAQEAALQEGVRLFNAGAHWEAHEAWEGAWREAGGERRALLHGLILAAAGWVQRGRGREAGAHTLFGRALQRLKGLPADCGGLDVAALRADLEAWRAGDLAHPARVRASVHPSP, from the coding sequence GTGAGCGCCGCGCAGGAGGCCGCGCTGCAGGAGGGCGTGCGCCTCTTCAACGCAGGCGCGCACTGGGAGGCGCACGAGGCGTGGGAGGGGGCGTGGCGCGAGGCCGGGGGCGAGCGGCGCGCGCTCCTGCACGGGCTCATCCTCGCGGCCGCCGGCTGGGTGCAGCGGGGCCGCGGGCGCGAGGCCGGTGCGCACACGCTGTTCGGCCGGGCGCTGCAAAGGTTGAAGGGGCTGCCCGCGGACTGTGGCGGGCTCGACGTGGCGGCGCTGCGCGCGGACCTCGAGGCGTGGCGCGCGGGGGACCTCGCTCACCCCGCCCGCGTCCGCGCGTCCGTCCATCCCTCACCCTGA
- a CDS encoding ABC transporter ATP-binding protein, with amino-acid sequence MLQLQNVTKTYGKSVHAVAGVSLTLERGVIGLIGHNGAGKTTLMQMVATLTRPTSGRILFDGVDIAAKPEAIRRRLGFLPQDFGVYANLTALEFMQYFAALKGVRDPARIRQLLERVNLHDQAHRPAAAFSGGMRRRLGIAQALLNDPDILVVDEPTAGLDPEERLRFRHLLAEVGFQKLVILSTHIVSDVESIASELAILRAGRLVAFETPEAILQNARGQVWSARVEAEAYEALRERVHVLQAQRQGSAISLRIAHPRQPCPGASLAEPTLEEALMAQRYAVQAVAA; translated from the coding sequence GTGCTCCAGCTGCAGAACGTCACCAAGACCTACGGGAAGAGCGTGCACGCGGTGGCCGGCGTCTCGCTCACGCTCGAGCGCGGCGTCATCGGGCTCATCGGCCACAACGGGGCGGGCAAGACCACGCTGATGCAGATGGTGGCCACGCTCACGCGCCCCACGAGCGGCCGCATCCTCTTCGACGGCGTGGACATCGCGGCGAAGCCGGAGGCGATCCGGCGCCGGCTGGGCTTCCTGCCGCAGGACTTCGGCGTGTACGCGAACCTCACGGCGCTCGAGTTCATGCAGTACTTCGCGGCGCTCAAGGGCGTGCGCGACCCGGCGCGCATCCGCCAGCTGCTCGAGCGGGTGAACCTGCACGACCAGGCGCACCGGCCCGCGGCCGCGTTCTCGGGCGGGATGCGGCGGCGGCTCGGCATCGCCCAGGCGCTGCTCAACGACCCGGACATCCTCGTGGTCGACGAGCCCACCGCGGGGCTCGACCCCGAGGAGCGGCTGCGCTTCCGGCACCTGCTCGCCGAGGTCGGCTTCCAGAAGCTGGTCATCCTCTCCACGCACATCGTCTCGGACGTGGAGAGCATCGCGAGCGAGCTGGCCATCCTGCGCGCGGGGCGGCTCGTGGCCTTCGAGACGCCCGAGGCCATCCTCCAGAACGCGCGCGGCCAGGTCTGGTCCGCACGCGTGGAGGCGGAAGCCTACGAGGCGCTGCGCGAGCGCGTGCACGTGCTGCAGGCCCAGCGCCAGGGCAGCGCCATCAGCCTGCGCATCGCGCACCCGCGCCAGCCCTGCCCCGGCGCCTCGCTCGCAGAGCCCACGCTCGAGGAGGCGCTGATGGCCCAGCGCTACGCCGTGCAGGCGGTGGCGGCGTGA
- the asd gene encoding aspartate-semialdehyde dehydrogenase, whose product MKRVGIVGWRGMVGSVLMERMQAEGDFAVIEPVFFSTSNAGGAAPAFAKGEPRLQDAFDLKALAACDVVITAQGGDYTQEVFPKLRGTGWNGHWIDAASTLRMRDDAVICLDPVNLPVMQRALERGGRNWIGGNCTVSCMLMGLGALFKAGLVEWMSTQTYQAASGGGAQHMRELLTQFGTLHAEVKDLLADPASAILDIDRQVVAKQRALSASETKNFGVPLGGSLIPWIDRDLGNGTSREEWKGMAETNRILGQGEGFGTPAVPVDGFCVRIGAMRCHSQALTFKLKRDVPLPELEALIAGGNPWVKVVPNDREATLRELTPVAVSGTLTIPVGRLRKLAMGPEYLGAFTIGDQLLWGAAEPLRRTLRFLLEA is encoded by the coding sequence ATGAAGCGCGTAGGAATCGTCGGGTGGCGCGGGATGGTCGGCTCCGTGCTGATGGAGCGGATGCAGGCGGAGGGCGACTTCGCCGTCATCGAGCCCGTGTTCTTCAGCACGAGCAACGCCGGGGGCGCGGCGCCGGCCTTCGCGAAGGGCGAGCCCCGCCTCCAGGACGCGTTCGACCTCAAGGCGCTCGCGGCCTGCGACGTGGTCATCACGGCGCAGGGCGGCGACTACACCCAGGAGGTGTTCCCCAAGCTGCGCGGCACGGGCTGGAACGGCCACTGGATCGACGCCGCCTCCACGCTGCGCATGCGCGACGACGCGGTCATCTGCCTGGACCCGGTGAACCTCCCGGTGATGCAGCGCGCGCTCGAGCGCGGCGGCCGCAACTGGATCGGCGGCAACTGCACCGTGAGCTGCATGCTCATGGGCCTTGGCGCGCTCTTCAAGGCGGGGCTCGTCGAGTGGATGAGTACCCAGACCTACCAGGCGGCCTCCGGCGGCGGCGCGCAGCACATGCGCGAGCTGCTCACCCAGTTCGGCACCCTGCACGCCGAGGTGAAGGACCTGCTCGCGGACCCCGCGAGCGCCATCCTGGACATCGACCGCCAGGTGGTCGCGAAGCAGCGCGCGCTGAGTGCCAGCGAGACGAAGAACTTCGGCGTGCCGCTGGGCGGCTCGCTCATCCCGTGGATCGACCGCGACCTCGGCAACGGCACCAGCCGCGAGGAGTGGAAGGGCATGGCCGAGACCAACCGCATCCTCGGCCAGGGCGAGGGCTTCGGCACGCCGGCCGTCCCGGTGGACGGCTTCTGCGTGCGCATCGGCGCGATGCGCTGCCACAGCCAGGCGCTCACCTTCAAGCTCAAGCGGGACGTGCCCCTGCCCGAGCTCGAGGCGCTCATCGCGGGCGGCAACCCCTGGGTGAAGGTGGTGCCCAACGACCGCGAGGCCACGCTGCGCGAGCTCACCCCCGTCGCCGTGAGCGGCACCCTCACCATCCCGGTGGGCCGCCTGCGCAAGCTCGCCATGGGCCCCGAGTACCTGGGCGCCTTCACCATCGGCGACCAGCTGCTGTGGGGCGCCGCCGAGCCGCTGCGCCGCACCCTGCGCTTCCTGCTCGAGGCGTGA
- the kdsA gene encoding 3-deoxy-8-phosphooctulonate synthase, translated as MSLIELAGQKVGDGQKLFVIAGPDVIESEEMALRHARLLKGIAQKLGVGYAFKCSYDKANRTSGKSFRGPGLTEGLRVLARIRKEVDVPVLTDVHEISHVAPAAEAVDIIQIPAFLCRQTDLVEAVARTGKGVNLKKGQFVAPKDIVHSARKAVEAGNPNVLVTERGATFGYNNLVVDMRGFAQMREAGLTVCFDATHSVQLPSAAGGASGGDRKFVSLLARSAAAAGIHALFTEVHEDPDRALCDGPCSLNPQMFEDTIKDVLAIRRVLGHEPA; from the coding sequence ATGAGCCTCATCGAGCTCGCCGGACAGAAGGTCGGCGACGGGCAGAAGCTCTTCGTCATCGCGGGCCCGGACGTCATCGAGTCCGAGGAGATGGCGCTGCGCCACGCGCGCCTGCTCAAGGGCATCGCCCAGAAGCTCGGCGTCGGCTACGCCTTCAAGTGCAGCTACGACAAGGCCAACCGCACCAGCGGCAAGAGCTTCCGCGGCCCCGGCCTGACGGAAGGCCTGCGCGTGCTCGCCCGCATCCGCAAGGAGGTGGACGTGCCCGTGCTCACGGACGTGCACGAGATCTCCCACGTGGCCCCGGCCGCGGAGGCGGTGGACATCATCCAGATCCCCGCCTTCCTCTGCCGCCAGACGGACCTGGTGGAGGCGGTCGCCCGCACGGGCAAGGGCGTGAACCTCAAGAAGGGCCAGTTCGTCGCGCCCAAGGACATCGTCCACTCGGCGCGCAAGGCCGTGGAGGCGGGCAACCCCAACGTGCTCGTCACCGAGCGCGGCGCCACCTTCGGCTACAACAACCTGGTGGTGGACATGCGCGGCTTCGCGCAGATGCGCGAGGCGGGGCTCACCGTCTGCTTCGACGCCACCCACAGCGTGCAGCTGCCCAGCGCCGCGGGCGGCGCGAGCGGCGGCGACCGCAAGTTCGTCTCGCTGCTCGCGCGCAGCGCCGCGGCCGCCGGCATCCACGCCCTCTTCACCGAGGTGCACGAGGACCCGGACCGCGCCCTGTGCGACGGGCCCTGCTCGCTCAATCCCCAGATGTTCGAGGACACGATCAAGGACGTGCTCGCCATCCGCCGCGTGCTGGGACACGAGCCCGCCTGA
- a CDS encoding Hsp20/alpha crystallin family protein, which translates to MLSRYNSRTANTPDSTHPFDALLRDFALPFNSAWGFAEPRSLAPAADIQETEAGLTLELDMPGHAPEGIEVKVENDRLTVRSERKSTRNPEQSGQLLSERRFGTFERAFVLPRTVDAGRVEARYEHGVLTLVLPRREESKPRTVQVQVK; encoded by the coding sequence ATGCTCAGCCGCTACAACAGCCGCACCGCCAACACCCCCGACAGCACCCATCCCTTCGACGCGCTGCTGCGCGACTTCGCCCTGCCGTTCAACAGCGCCTGGGGCTTCGCCGAGCCGCGCTCGCTCGCGCCGGCCGCCGACATCCAGGAGACCGAGGCGGGCCTCACGCTCGAGCTCGACATGCCCGGCCACGCGCCCGAGGGCATCGAGGTGAAGGTGGAGAACGACCGCCTCACCGTGCGCTCCGAACGCAAGAGCACCCGGAATCCCGAGCAGAGCGGGCAGCTGCTGAGCGAGCGCCGCTTCGGCACCTTCGAGCGCGCCTTCGTGCTGCCGCGCACCGTGGACGCAGGCCGCGTCGAGGCCCGCTACGAGCACGGCGTGCTCACCCTGGTGCTGCCGCGCCGCGAGGAGTCCAAGCCCCGCACCGTGCAGGTGCAGGTGAAGTAG
- a CDS encoding response regulator, with protein MATDTLYTTHDISRLLQVDPSTVSKWIDRGILLAFRTPGGHRRVRSADLRTFLITHQMPVPEELGSGTVKLLVVDDERQQLDAIKRAFKPYASQVELTLTSSGVEALLVVSENKPHGMLIDLNMPDIDGLEVCRRIRARKPLESVRLITMTSNLTPDLEEQSREAGALACLAKPFEVQQVLELFRVPLALNAPKK; from the coding sequence ATGGCAACGGACACGCTGTACACGACGCACGACATCAGCCGCCTCCTCCAGGTGGATCCCTCGACCGTGAGCAAGTGGATCGACCGGGGCATCCTGCTCGCGTTCCGCACGCCGGGCGGTCACCGCCGCGTCCGCTCCGCGGACCTGCGCACCTTCCTCATCACGCACCAGATGCCGGTGCCCGAGGAGCTGGGCAGCGGCACGGTGAAGCTCCTGGTGGTGGACGACGAGCGCCAGCAGCTGGATGCCATCAAGCGCGCCTTCAAGCCCTACGCGAGCCAGGTGGAGCTCACGCTCACCAGCAGCGGCGTCGAGGCGCTGCTCGTGGTGAGCGAGAACAAGCCGCACGGCATGCTCATCGACCTGAACATGCCGGACATCGACGGCCTCGAGGTGTGCCGCCGCATCCGCGCGCGCAAGCCGCTCGAGAGCGTGCGGCTCATCACCATGACGAGCAACCTCACCCCCGACCTCGAGGAGCAGAGCCGCGAGGCCGGCGCGCTCGCGTGCCTCGCCAAGCCCTTCGAGGTGCAGCAGGTGCTCGAGCTGTTCCGCGTCCCGCTCGCCCTCAACGCCCCCAAGAAGTAG
- the serB gene encoding phosphoserine phosphatase SerB, whose translation MSAPSGSPSAPLLLTVTGRDHPGIAARLTGLLAHAGAQLLDVEQVVVQGQLTLCLLVRLPSARSVLAELLFAAKELGVALDFQVMDAPATPPAPRGRYVATLVGRGLGAGALHAFATCVAEHGGNIVQVSRLSDGEALERGALAAVEVRLTLAPGASSEPLKRGLLQLAMAAQGATQGAFDVALQREGLYRRSKRMVVMDMDSTLIRIEVIDELARAHGVYEQVSRITERAMHGEMDYDESLRQRVALLAGLEVGVLEQLAAQLPLTEGAETLVRVLKRLGYRTAVISGGFSVAAEALQRRLGIDFAFSNVLEAKDGKLTGRTVGPIVNARRKAELLEKLAAEQGLLLDQVIAVGDGANDLLMLQRAGLGIAFRAKPKLREAADTSISAGGLDTILYLLGLSARELQEVG comes from the coding sequence ATGTCCGCGCCCTCCGGCTCTCCCTCCGCTCCGCTGCTGCTCACCGTCACCGGGCGCGACCACCCGGGAATCGCCGCGCGCCTCACCGGGCTGCTCGCGCACGCCGGGGCGCAGCTCCTGGACGTGGAGCAGGTGGTGGTGCAGGGGCAGCTCACGCTGTGCCTCCTGGTGCGCCTGCCCAGCGCGCGCAGCGTGCTCGCCGAGCTGCTCTTCGCGGCGAAGGAGCTGGGGGTGGCGCTGGACTTCCAGGTGATGGACGCGCCCGCCACGCCCCCGGCCCCGCGCGGCCGCTACGTGGCCACGCTGGTGGGCCGCGGCCTGGGCGCGGGCGCGCTGCACGCGTTCGCCACCTGCGTGGCGGAGCACGGGGGCAACATCGTGCAGGTGAGCCGGCTGAGCGACGGCGAGGCGCTGGAGCGCGGGGCGCTCGCGGCGGTGGAGGTGCGGCTCACGCTCGCGCCGGGAGCGAGCAGCGAGCCGCTCAAGCGGGGGCTCTTGCAGCTGGCCATGGCGGCGCAGGGCGCCACCCAGGGTGCCTTCGACGTGGCGCTGCAGCGCGAGGGGCTGTACCGGCGCAGCAAGCGGATGGTGGTGATGGACATGGACTCCACGCTCATCCGCATCGAGGTCATCGACGAGCTGGCGCGCGCGCACGGCGTCTACGAGCAGGTGAGCCGCATCACCGAGCGCGCGATGCACGGGGAGATGGACTACGACGAGAGCCTGCGCCAGCGCGTGGCGCTGCTCGCCGGGCTGGAGGTGGGCGTGCTGGAGCAGCTCGCCGCGCAGCTGCCGCTCACCGAAGGAGCGGAGACGCTGGTGCGCGTGCTCAAGCGCCTGGGCTACCGCACCGCCGTCATCAGCGGGGGCTTCTCCGTCGCGGCCGAGGCGCTGCAGCGGCGGCTCGGCATCGACTTCGCCTTCAGCAACGTGCTGGAGGCGAAGGACGGCAAGCTCACCGGGCGCACCGTGGGCCCCATCGTGAACGCGCGGCGCAAGGCGGAGCTGCTGGAGAAGCTCGCGGCCGAGCAGGGGCTCTTGCTGGACCAGGTCATCGCCGTGGGGGACGGCGCGAACGACCTGCTCATGCTGCAGCGCGCGGGGCTGGGCATTGCGTTCCGCGCGAAGCCCAAGCTGCGGGAGGCGGCCGACACCTCCATCTCCGCGGGCGGCCTGGACACCATCCTGTACCTCCTGGGCCTCAGCGCCCGCGAGCTGCAGGAGGTGGGGTAG